In Mycobacterium stomatepiae, the following are encoded in one genomic region:
- a CDS encoding MlaE family ABC transporter permease, whose product MVTSTSTGGRGPYLVGYLRDQLETPLTLIGGFFRMCVLTGRALFRRPFQWREFILQCWFIMRVAFLPTVFVSIPLTVLLIFTLNVLLAQFGAADLSGAGAAIGAVTQLGPLTTVLVVAGAGSTAICADLGARTIREEIDAMEVLGIDPIHRLVVPRVIAATLVATLLNGLVITVGLVGGYLFGVYLQNVSGGAYLATLTTITGLPEVVIATVKAAVFGLIAGLVGCYRGLTVRGGSKGLGTAVNETVVLCVVALYAVNVILTTIGVRFGTGH is encoded by the coding sequence GTGGTGACTTCGACGTCAACCGGCGGTCGGGGCCCCTATCTGGTCGGCTATCTGCGCGACCAACTCGAGACGCCGCTGACCCTGATCGGCGGGTTCTTCCGGATGTGTGTTCTGACCGGCAGGGCGTTGTTCCGCCGGCCCTTCCAGTGGCGCGAATTCATTCTGCAGTGCTGGTTCATCATGCGGGTGGCGTTCCTGCCGACCGTCTTCGTCTCGATCCCGCTGACCGTATTGCTGATCTTCACGCTCAACGTGTTGCTGGCACAGTTCGGTGCCGCCGACCTGTCCGGCGCCGGCGCGGCGATCGGCGCGGTCACCCAGCTCGGCCCGCTGACCACGGTGCTGGTGGTTGCCGGCGCCGGATCGACCGCGATCTGCGCCGACCTGGGTGCGCGCACCATCCGCGAGGAGATCGACGCGATGGAGGTGCTCGGCATCGACCCGATCCACCGCCTGGTGGTGCCCCGGGTGATCGCCGCGACCCTGGTCGCCACGCTGCTCAACGGCCTGGTCATCACCGTCGGCCTGGTGGGCGGCTACCTGTTCGGGGTGTACCTGCAGAACGTCTCGGGTGGGGCTTACCTGGCCACCCTGACCACGATCACCGGCCTGCCCGAGGTCGTCATCGCGACCGTCAAGGCCGCGGTCTTCGGCCTGATCGCCGGCCTGGTCGGCTGCTACCGCGGGCTGACCGTGCGTGGCGGCTCCAAGGGCCTGGGTACCGCCGTCAACGAGACCGTGGTGCTCTGTGTCGTCGCGCTCTACGCGGTCAACGTCATTCTGACCACCATCGGCGTGCGATTCGGAACGGGACATTGA
- a CDS encoding acyl-CoA thioesterase yields MANIPPAPEQLTSSDFPVLWPVGTRWADNDMFGHLNNAVYYQLFDTAINAWITIGTGLDPTTMPALGVVAESGCRYFSELQFPQSLEVGLAVTRLGRSSVTYRLGVFDAKEGQQPRPVTALGHWVHVYVDRASRKPIPMPDPIRTLLSTACVEA; encoded by the coding sequence ATGGCCAACATTCCGCCGGCACCAGAGCAGCTCACCAGTAGCGACTTCCCGGTGCTGTGGCCGGTGGGCACCCGGTGGGCCGACAACGACATGTTCGGCCACCTCAACAACGCGGTCTACTACCAATTGTTCGACACCGCGATCAATGCCTGGATCACGATCGGCACGGGGCTCGACCCGACCACGATGCCGGCGCTGGGTGTCGTCGCCGAGTCGGGCTGCCGCTATTTCTCCGAACTGCAATTCCCGCAGAGCCTCGAGGTGGGCCTCGCCGTGACCCGCCTGGGCCGCAGCAGCGTCACCTACCGGCTCGGCGTGTTCGATGCCAAAGAGGGCCAACAACCGCGGCCGGTCACCGCGCTCGGCCATTGGGTGCACGTCTACGTCGACCGCGCCAGCCGCAAGCCCATCCCGATGCCCGACCCCATCCGGACCCTGCTATCGACGGCCTGTGTGGAGGCGTAA
- a CDS encoding SRPBCC family protein, giving the protein MPVLSKTVEVDANAAAIMAIVADFERYPEWSDGAKGCWVLARYDDGRPSQIRLDAAYQGFEGVFIQAIYYPGPNQIQTVLQQGELFKKQEQLFSVVEMGPSSLLTVDIDVEPSMPVPAPMVKMMLNNVLDHLAENLKKRAEQLAAS; this is encoded by the coding sequence ATGCCCGTTTTGAGCAAAACCGTCGAGGTCGACGCCAACGCCGCCGCGATCATGGCCATCGTCGCGGATTTCGAGCGATACCCGGAGTGGAGCGACGGGGCAAAGGGTTGCTGGGTGCTGGCGCGCTACGACGACGGCCGGCCCAGCCAGATTCGCCTGGACGCGGCCTACCAAGGCTTCGAGGGAGTCTTCATTCAGGCGATCTACTACCCGGGGCCGAACCAGATTCAGACCGTGCTGCAGCAGGGCGAGCTGTTCAAGAAGCAGGAGCAGCTGTTCAGCGTCGTGGAAATGGGCCCTTCGAGCCTCTTGACGGTCGACATCGACGTCGAACCGTCGATGCCGGTGCCCGCGCCGATGGTGAAGATGATGCTGAACAACGTGCTCGACCACCTCGCGGAAAACCTCAAGAAGCGCGCCGAACAGCTGGCCGCCAGCTAG
- a CDS encoding MlaE family ABC transporter permease produces MTNVAVLRARFPRAAENLDRYGGAAGRGLDDLGRMAWFGMVCIAHVPHALRNYRKETLRLIAQIGMGTGAMAVVGGTVAIVGFVTLSGSSLVAIQGFASLGNIGVEAFTGFFAALINVRIAAPVVTGIAMAATVGAGATAELGAMRISEEIDALEVMGIKSISFLATTRFMAGLVVIIPIYAMAMIMCFLAPQITTTVLYGQSNGTYDHYFRTFLRPDDVFWSLLEAIIITAVVMITHCFYGYNAGGGPVGVGEAVGRSMRFSLVSVQVVVLSAALALYGLNPNFALTV; encoded by the coding sequence ATGACCAACGTCGCGGTACTGCGCGCCCGGTTCCCGCGGGCAGCCGAAAACCTGGATCGCTATGGCGGTGCCGCCGGCCGGGGGCTCGACGACCTCGGCCGGATGGCCTGGTTCGGGATGGTCTGCATCGCGCACGTGCCGCACGCGCTGCGCAACTACCGCAAGGAAACGCTGCGGCTGATCGCCCAGATCGGCATGGGCACCGGGGCCATGGCCGTCGTCGGCGGGACCGTTGCCATCGTCGGTTTCGTCACGCTGTCCGGTAGCTCGCTGGTCGCCATTCAGGGTTTCGCGTCCCTGGGCAACATCGGGGTCGAGGCGTTCACCGGCTTCTTCGCCGCACTGATCAACGTGCGCATCGCCGCCCCCGTCGTCACTGGCATCGCGATGGCCGCCACCGTCGGCGCCGGCGCTACCGCCGAACTCGGCGCCATGCGGATCAGCGAGGAGATCGACGCCCTGGAAGTGATGGGCATCAAGTCGATCTCGTTCCTGGCCACCACCCGATTCATGGCCGGGCTGGTCGTGATCATCCCGATCTACGCGATGGCGATGATCATGTGCTTCCTGGCGCCGCAGATCACCACGACTGTCCTCTACGGGCAATCCAACGGAACCTACGACCACTACTTCCGGACGTTCCTGCGCCCCGATGATGTGTTCTGGTCGCTCCTGGAGGCCATCATCATCACCGCGGTCGTGATGATCACCCACTGCTTCTACGGCTACAACGCCGGCGGCGGGCCGGTCGGCGTCGGCGAGGCCGTTGGTCGCTCGATGCGGTTCTCGCTGGTCTCCGTGCAGGTTGTCGTGTTGTCCGCCGCGTTGGCGCTGTACGGCCTCAACCCCAACTTCGCCTTAACGGTGTAG
- a CDS encoding virulence factor Mce family protein, whose protein sequence is MKITGTLVRLGIFSLVLLLFTVMIVVVFGQMRFDRTNGYTAEFSNISGLRQGQFVRASGVEIGKVDSVQLIDGGKRVRVKFNVDRGVPLYQSTTAQIRYLDLIGNRYLELKRGEGEGADKILPPGGFIPLSRTAPALDLDALIGGFKPLFRALDPEKVNTIATALVTVFQGQGGTINDILDNTAQLTSQIGERDQAIGEVIKNLNIVLDTTVRHRQQFDQTINNLEVLITGLKDHGDQLAGGTAHISNAAGTVADLLGEDRALLHKSINYLDGIQQPLIDQQDQLQDYLKKVPTALNMIGRAIGSYGDFVNFYACDITLKINGLQAGGPVRTVRLFQQPTGRCTPQ, encoded by the coding sequence ATGAAAATCACCGGTACGCTCGTCCGACTCGGCATCTTCTCATTGGTGCTGCTGCTGTTCACTGTGATGATCGTCGTGGTGTTCGGTCAGATGCGGTTTGACCGGACCAACGGCTATACGGCGGAGTTCAGCAACATCAGCGGCCTGCGCCAGGGCCAGTTCGTCCGCGCCTCCGGAGTGGAGATCGGCAAGGTCGACTCGGTGCAGCTGATCGACGGCGGCAAGCGCGTGCGGGTGAAGTTCAACGTCGATCGCGGCGTTCCGCTGTACCAGTCCACGACGGCGCAGATCCGTTACCTCGATCTGATCGGCAACCGGTACTTGGAGCTCAAGCGCGGCGAGGGTGAAGGCGCCGACAAGATCCTGCCGCCGGGTGGGTTCATCCCGCTGTCGCGCACCGCGCCGGCGCTCGACCTCGACGCGCTGATCGGTGGTTTCAAGCCGCTGTTTCGGGCGTTGGACCCGGAGAAGGTCAACACCATCGCGACCGCGCTGGTCACGGTGTTCCAGGGGCAGGGCGGCACCATCAACGACATCCTGGACAACACCGCGCAACTGACGAGCCAGATCGGCGAGCGTGACCAGGCCATCGGCGAGGTGATCAAGAACCTGAACATCGTGTTGGACACGACGGTGCGGCACCGGCAGCAGTTCGACCAGACCATCAACAACCTCGAGGTGCTGATCACCGGGCTCAAGGACCACGGCGACCAGCTGGCCGGCGGGACCGCGCACATCAGCAACGCCGCCGGTACCGTCGCCGATCTACTCGGCGAGGATCGCGCCCTGCTGCACAAGTCCATCAATTACCTCGACGGGATCCAGCAGCCGCTGATCGACCAGCAAGACCAGCTGCAGGACTACCTCAAGAAGGTGCCGACCGCGCTGAACATGATCGGGCGCGCGATCGGGTCCTACGGAGACTTCGTGAACTTCTACGCCTGCGACATCACGTTGAAGATCAACGGTCTGCAGGCTGGTGGACCGGTCCGCACGGTCCGGCTCTTCCAGCAGCCGACGGGTAGGTGCACGCCGCAATGA
- a CDS encoding virulence factor Mce family protein, producing MRTLEPPNRLRIGLMGIVVTLLVIGVGQSFTSVPILMARPAYYGQFSDSGGINVGDKVRIAGMDVGKVEALKIDGDHILMKFSIGTNTIGTESRLAIRTDTILGKKVMEIEARGNQQLKPGASLPLGQSTTPYQIYDAFFDVTKAASGWNIDEVKESLHVLSQTIDQTYPHLSAALEGVSKFSDTVGKRDAEVKHLLAQANQVASVLGDRSEQVDRLLVNAKTLLAAFNERGQAINALLGNIAAFSEQVKGLINDNPNLNHVLEQLRTISQILVERKDDVAAGLTEVGRFLPSLNESIASGPFFKVVLHNLALYQIIQPWVDAAFKKRGIDPENFWRSAGLPEYRWPDPNGARFPNGAPPPAPPVLEGTPDHPGPAIPPGSPCSYTPANPGGNITVGDEGLPRPWNPLPCAGAAMGPFGGPGFPAPVDVATSPPNPEGLPPTPGINIAGRPGDPPPNVPGTPVPLPTQAPPGARTENLAPAGPTPPPSTFAPGLPPGPPAPPGPGNQLPAPFINPGGSGGSGVTGGSQN from the coding sequence ATGAGAACGCTGGAACCTCCGAACCGGCTTCGGATCGGCCTGATGGGCATCGTGGTCACGCTGCTCGTCATCGGCGTCGGGCAAAGTTTCACCAGTGTCCCGATCCTGATGGCCAGGCCGGCCTACTACGGACAGTTCAGCGATTCCGGCGGGATCAACGTCGGGGACAAGGTGCGCATCGCCGGCATGGACGTCGGCAAGGTCGAAGCCCTCAAGATCGACGGCGACCACATCCTGATGAAGTTCTCGATCGGCACCAACACCATCGGCACCGAGAGCCGGCTGGCGATCCGCACCGACACGATCCTCGGTAAGAAGGTCATGGAGATCGAGGCGCGGGGCAACCAGCAGCTCAAGCCCGGGGCCTCGTTGCCGCTGGGCCAGAGCACGACTCCGTATCAGATCTACGACGCCTTCTTCGACGTCACGAAGGCGGCCTCCGGCTGGAACATCGACGAGGTCAAAGAGTCGTTGCATGTGCTGTCGCAGACCATCGACCAGACCTACCCGCACCTGAGTGCCGCGCTCGAGGGTGTCTCCAAGTTCTCCGACACGGTCGGCAAACGCGACGCTGAGGTCAAGCACCTGCTCGCCCAGGCCAACCAGGTCGCCAGTGTGCTCGGCGACCGCAGCGAACAGGTCGACCGCCTGCTGGTCAACGCCAAGACGCTGCTGGCCGCGTTCAACGAGCGCGGCCAGGCCATCAACGCGCTGCTGGGAAACATCGCCGCGTTCTCCGAGCAGGTCAAGGGCCTGATCAACGACAACCCGAACCTCAACCACGTGCTCGAGCAGCTGCGCACCATCAGCCAGATCCTGGTTGAGCGCAAGGACGACGTGGCGGCGGGTCTGACCGAGGTCGGCCGCTTCCTGCCGTCGCTGAACGAGTCCATCGCGTCGGGACCGTTCTTCAAGGTGGTCCTGCACAACCTGGCGCTCTACCAGATCATCCAGCCGTGGGTGGACGCCGCGTTCAAGAAGCGCGGGATCGACCCGGAGAACTTCTGGCGTAGTGCCGGTCTGCCGGAATACCGCTGGCCCGACCCGAACGGCGCCCGGTTCCCCAACGGTGCGCCGCCGCCGGCACCGCCGGTGCTGGAGGGCACGCCGGATCACCCAGGACCGGCCATCCCGCCCGGATCGCCGTGCTCGTACACGCCGGCCAACCCCGGTGGCAACATCACCGTCGGTGACGAGGGCCTGCCGCGGCCGTGGAACCCGCTGCCGTGTGCGGGTGCGGCGATGGGACCGTTCGGCGGGCCGGGCTTCCCCGCCCCGGTCGACGTCGCGACCTCGCCGCCGAACCCGGAGGGGTTGCCGCCCACTCCCGGCATCAATATTGCTGGGCGCCCGGGCGACCCGCCCCCGAACGTTCCGGGTACGCCGGTGCCGCTGCCGACGCAGGCGCCGCCCGGTGCGCGCACCGAGAACCTGGCGCCGGCCGGCCCGACGCCACCGCCGTCGACCTTCGCTCCGGGTCTGCCGCCGGGTCCGCCGGCCCCGCCCGGACCGGGGAACCAGTTGCCGGCGCCGTTCATCAACCCCGGCGGATCGGGCGGTAGTGGTGTCACGGGAGGTAGCCAGAATTGA
- the fadD5 gene encoding fatty-acid--CoA ligase FadD5 gives MTAQLAGHEAPASQPSHPNEQPYLARRQNWVNQLERHALMQPQAVALRFTGRTLTWSDLQRRVSALAGALRRRGVGAGDRVMILMLNRPEFVEAMLATNMLGGIAVPLNFRLTPAEIGFLVEDCEARVMVTEAVLAPVATGVRDIQPLLETVVVAGGASDDDVLGYEDLINEAGDPVEPVDVPNDSPALIMYTSGTTGRPKGAVLTHTNLTGQTMTGLYTNGAEINSDVGFVGVPLFHIAGVGNLLGGLLLGLPTVIYPLGAFDPGQLLDVLAAEKVTGIFLVPAQWQAVCAEQQARPRELRLRIMSWGAAPAPDALLREMSATFPGTQILAAFGQTEMSPVTCMLLGEDAIRKRGSVGKVIPTVAARVVDENMNDVPIGDVGEIVYRAPTLMSGYWNNPEATAEAFAGGWFHSGDLVRMDDEGYVWVVDRKKDMIISGGENIYCAEVENVLAGHPGIVEVAVIGRAHEKWGEVPIAVAAVSGDGLRLDELDEFLTERLARYKHPKALEIVDALPRNPAGKVLKTELRVRYGTMVATQKQGSSRDFTPGKES, from the coding sequence TTGACCGCGCAACTTGCTGGCCACGAGGCACCAGCGTCGCAGCCGTCACACCCGAACGAACAGCCGTATCTGGCCCGCCGACAGAACTGGGTCAACCAGCTCGAACGGCATGCGCTGATGCAGCCGCAGGCCGTTGCCCTGCGTTTCACGGGCCGCACTCTGACGTGGTCTGACCTGCAGCGACGGGTTAGTGCACTGGCCGGGGCGCTGCGTCGTCGAGGGGTCGGCGCGGGCGACCGGGTCATGATTCTGATGCTCAACCGCCCCGAGTTCGTCGAGGCGATGCTGGCCACCAACATGCTCGGCGGCATCGCGGTTCCGCTGAACTTCCGGCTCACCCCCGCCGAGATCGGCTTCCTGGTCGAGGACTGCGAGGCGCGGGTCATGGTCACCGAGGCGGTACTCGCCCCGGTCGCCACCGGGGTCCGCGACATCCAGCCGCTGCTCGAAACAGTGGTCGTGGCCGGCGGCGCAAGCGATGACGACGTGCTCGGTTACGAGGACCTGATCAACGAGGCCGGGGACCCGGTCGAGCCGGTGGACGTCCCGAACGACTCGCCGGCCCTGATCATGTACACCTCGGGCACCACCGGGCGCCCCAAGGGCGCGGTGCTCACCCACACCAACCTGACCGGGCAGACGATGACCGGGCTGTACACCAACGGCGCCGAGATCAACAGCGACGTCGGCTTCGTCGGTGTCCCGCTGTTCCACATCGCCGGCGTCGGCAACCTGCTCGGCGGGCTGCTACTCGGCTTGCCCACGGTCATCTACCCTCTCGGGGCGTTCGACCCGGGCCAGCTGCTCGACGTGCTCGCGGCCGAGAAGGTCACCGGCATCTTCCTGGTTCCGGCCCAATGGCAGGCCGTCTGCGCCGAGCAGCAGGCCCGCCCACGCGAGCTGCGGCTGCGGATCATGTCGTGGGGAGCAGCGCCCGCCCCGGACGCGCTGCTGCGGGAGATGTCGGCAACGTTTCCCGGCACCCAGATCCTGGCCGCGTTCGGCCAGACCGAGATGTCTCCGGTCACCTGCATGCTGCTGGGCGAGGACGCCATCCGTAAGCGTGGATCGGTCGGCAAGGTGATCCCGACGGTCGCCGCGCGCGTGGTCGACGAGAACATGAACGACGTGCCGATCGGTGACGTCGGCGAAATCGTCTATCGGGCACCGACATTGATGAGCGGTTATTGGAACAACCCGGAGGCCACCGCGGAAGCGTTCGCGGGCGGCTGGTTCCATTCCGGCGACCTCGTCCGGATGGACGACGAGGGCTACGTCTGGGTGGTGGACCGCAAGAAGGACATGATCATCTCCGGCGGCGAGAACATCTACTGCGCCGAAGTGGAGAACGTGCTGGCCGGCCATCCCGGCATCGTCGAGGTCGCGGTCATCGGGCGAGCCCACGAGAAATGGGGCGAGGTGCCGATCGCCGTCGCCGCCGTCTCCGGCGACGGTCTGCGGCTCGACGAGCTGGACGAATTCCTGACCGAGCGGCTCGCTCGCTACAAGCACCCCAAGGCGCTCGAGATCGTCGACGCGTTGCCCCGCAACCCGGCCGGCAAAGTCCTCAAGACTGAGCTAAGGGTTCGCTACGGCACTATGGTCGCAACTCAAAAGCAGGGTAGTTCAAGGGATTTCACGCCAGGGAAGGAAAGCTGA
- a CDS encoding MCE family protein yields the protein MTRPGKTNASRTPPYKLAGVGLLVIAAVVFALVYGQFRGDFTPKTKLTMLASRAGLVMDPGSKVTYNGVEIGRVDTISETMRDGKPAAKFTLDVHPRYLSIIPANVNADIKATTVFGGKYVSLTTPQNPSKQRLSASTVIDARSVTTEINTLFQTITSISQKVDPVKLNLTLSAAAQSLAGLGDKFGQSIVNGNAVLDDVNPQMPQIRHDIQQLAGLGDTYANASPDLFDFFNNAVVTSRTINQQQKDLDQALLSAAGFGNTGAEIFEKGGPYLARGAQDLVPSAQLLDTYSPAIFCTLRNYHDIEPKAASFLAGNGYSLNAHTEALSGLGLLANPVSAVATIASLVGGLAGVVGGAPNPYIYPENLPRVNARGGPGGAPGCWQHITHDLWPAPELVMDSGNSIAPYNHLDTGSPYAIEHVWGRQVGDNTINP from the coding sequence ATGACCCGGCCCGGAAAGACGAACGCTTCGCGGACCCCGCCCTACAAGTTGGCGGGTGTCGGCCTGTTGGTCATCGCCGCAGTCGTTTTCGCGCTCGTCTACGGCCAGTTCCGCGGCGACTTCACCCCCAAGACGAAGTTGACGATGCTGGCGTCGCGGGCCGGTCTGGTCATGGACCCGGGCTCGAAGGTCACCTACAACGGGGTCGAGATCGGCCGGGTGGACACCATCTCCGAGACCATGCGCGACGGAAAGCCGGCGGCCAAGTTCACCCTGGACGTCCATCCCCGGTACCTGTCGATCATCCCGGCCAACGTGAATGCCGACATCAAGGCCACCACGGTGTTCGGCGGCAAGTACGTGTCGCTGACGACGCCGCAGAACCCGTCGAAGCAACGGCTCAGCGCATCGACGGTGATCGACGCGCGGTCGGTGACGACGGAGATCAACACGTTGTTCCAGACCATCACCTCGATCTCGCAGAAGGTGGATCCGGTCAAGCTGAACCTGACGCTGAGCGCGGCCGCGCAATCGCTGGCCGGCCTCGGCGACAAGTTCGGGCAGTCGATCGTCAACGGCAACGCGGTGCTCGACGACGTCAACCCGCAAATGCCGCAGATCCGCCACGACATCCAGCAGCTGGCCGGCCTCGGCGACACCTACGCCAACGCCTCGCCGGACCTGTTCGACTTCTTCAACAACGCCGTCGTCACCTCGCGCACGATCAACCAGCAGCAGAAGGATCTGGACCAGGCGCTGCTGTCGGCCGCCGGGTTCGGCAACACCGGCGCGGAGATCTTCGAGAAGGGCGGGCCATACCTGGCGCGCGGTGCGCAGGACCTGGTGCCGTCCGCGCAACTGCTGGACACCTACAGCCCGGCGATCTTCTGCACGCTGCGCAACTACCACGACATCGAGCCCAAGGCCGCCTCGTTCCTGGCCGGCAACGGGTACTCGCTGAACGCCCACACGGAGGCGCTGTCCGGCCTCGGGCTGCTCGCCAACCCCGTCTCGGCGGTGGCCACGATCGCCAGCCTGGTCGGCGGCCTGGCCGGCGTGGTCGGTGGCGCGCCGAACCCCTACATCTATCCCGAGAACCTGCCGCGAGTGAACGCCCGCGGCGGACCGGGCGGTGCGCCGGGTTGCTGGCAGCACATCACTCACGACCTCTGGCCCGCTCCCGAGTTGGTGATGGACTCCGGCAACAGCATCGCGCCGTACAACCACCTCGACACCGGTTCGCCCTACGCAATCGAGCACGTCTGGGGCCGTCAGGTAGGGGATAACACGATCAACCCATGA
- a CDS encoding GntR family transcriptional regulator, with product MNVPLSTRAHGRRRQLRRAQLSDEVAGHLRAAIMSGALRPGTFIRLDETAAELGVSVTPVREALLKLRGEGMVQLEPHRGHVVLPLTRQDIDDIFWLQASIAKELAAAATDHITEAEIDELERINNSLVAAVGSSDPETIAGIEFSFHRVFNQASGRIKLARFLLNAARYMPVLVYAGDPHWAVAAVDNHRQLIAALRRRDTAAVMEHTVWQFTDAAERLTQMLDGAGIFG from the coding sequence GTGAACGTACCTCTATCTACGCGAGCCCATGGCAGGCGGCGGCAGCTGCGCCGGGCGCAGCTGTCGGACGAGGTCGCGGGCCACCTGCGGGCGGCGATCATGTCGGGGGCGTTGCGCCCGGGGACCTTCATACGCCTCGATGAGACCGCGGCCGAACTCGGGGTCAGTGTGACTCCGGTGCGCGAGGCGCTGCTGAAGCTGCGCGGTGAGGGCATGGTTCAGCTGGAGCCGCACCGGGGCCACGTCGTGTTGCCGTTGACCCGCCAGGACATCGACGACATTTTCTGGCTGCAGGCCAGCATCGCGAAAGAATTGGCCGCGGCGGCCACCGATCACATCACCGAGGCCGAGATCGACGAGCTGGAGCGCATCAACAATTCGCTCGTGGCGGCCGTCGGCTCCAGCGATCCCGAGACCATCGCGGGCATCGAGTTCTCGTTCCACCGCGTCTTCAACCAGGCCAGCGGGCGGATCAAGCTGGCCCGGTTCCTGCTCAACGCCGCACGGTATATGCCGGTGCTGGTGTACGCCGGCGACCCGCACTGGGCTGTTGCCGCGGTCGACAATCACCGGCAGCTGATCGCCGCGCTGCGCCGGCGCGACACCGCCGCGGTCATGGAACACACGGTCTGGCAGTTCACCGACGCGGCGGAGCGGCTGACCCAAATGCTGGACGGCGCCGGGATTTTCGGTTAG
- a CDS encoding virulence factor Mce family protein — protein sequence MSTIFDVRNIRLPRFSRTTVIIGALVIVVALVVGYVGYRLFEKLTNNTVVAYFPAANALYKGDKVQIMGLRVGSIDSIEPVGDKMKVTFHYENKYKVPANASAVILNPTLVASRAIQLEPPYKGGPVLGDNAVIPEERTQVPVEWDELRNSITNIISKLGPTKEQPTGPFGEVISSFADGLDGKSKQINTALNSLSSALTALNEGRGDFFAVVRSLALFVNALHQDDAQFVALNQNLADVTGRLAQDDGALSNALQQFDSLLTTVRPWLDKNHEVLATDVNNLATATNTLVQPDPLNGLETALHILPTAAANINQIYHPSHGSVVAIPAITNFANPMQFICSSIQAGSRLGYQESAELCAQYLAPILDAIKFNYLPFGLNLFSTAETLPKQVAYSEDRLHPPNGYKDTTVPGIWVPDTPTSHRNTQQGWIVAPGMQGQQVGPITAGLMTPDSLAELYGGPNIEPVQSQYQTPPGPPNAYDENPILPPIGVRAPTPIQPPAPGPGVIPGPVAPTPAPVGVTAPNAGGPPIAADFGGGQ from the coding sequence TTGAGCACCATCTTTGACGTCCGCAACATCCGGCTACCGAGGTTCTCCCGGACGACGGTGATCATCGGCGCGCTGGTCATCGTCGTGGCCCTGGTCGTCGGCTATGTCGGCTACCGGCTTTTCGAGAAGCTGACGAACAACACCGTCGTCGCCTACTTCCCGGCGGCGAACGCCCTCTACAAGGGGGACAAGGTCCAGATCATGGGCCTGCGGGTCGGCTCGATCGACAGCATCGAGCCGGTCGGCGACAAGATGAAGGTGACGTTCCACTACGAGAACAAGTACAAAGTTCCTGCCAACGCCTCGGCCGTGATCCTCAACCCAACCCTGGTGGCTTCGCGCGCGATCCAGCTGGAACCGCCCTACAAGGGCGGACCGGTGCTGGGCGACAACGCCGTGATCCCCGAAGAGCGCACCCAGGTGCCGGTGGAGTGGGACGAGCTGCGCAACAGCATCACCAACATCATCTCGAAGCTGGGCCCCACCAAGGAGCAGCCGACCGGGCCGTTCGGTGAGGTCATCTCGTCGTTCGCCGACGGGCTGGACGGCAAGAGCAAGCAGATCAACACCGCGCTCAACAGCCTGTCGTCGGCGCTGACCGCGTTGAACGAGGGCCGCGGCGACTTCTTCGCCGTGGTGCGCAGCCTGGCACTGTTCGTCAACGCGCTGCACCAGGACGACGCGCAGTTCGTCGCGCTGAACCAGAACCTGGCGGATGTGACCGGCCGGCTCGCGCAGGACGACGGCGCCCTGTCCAATGCGCTCCAGCAGTTCGACAGCCTGCTGACCACCGTGCGGCCCTGGCTGGACAAGAACCATGAAGTGCTTGCCACCGACGTCAACAACCTCGCCACCGCGACGAACACGCTGGTGCAACCCGACCCGCTCAACGGGTTGGAGACCGCGCTGCACATCCTGCCGACGGCCGCGGCCAACATCAACCAGATCTATCACCCGTCGCACGGGTCGGTCGTCGCCATTCCGGCGATCACGAACTTCGCGAACCCGATGCAGTTCATCTGCAGCTCGATCCAGGCCGGCAGCCGGCTGGGCTACCAGGAATCGGCCGAACTGTGCGCGCAATACCTGGCACCGATCCTGGACGCGATCAAGTTCAACTACCTGCCGTTCGGCCTGAACCTGTTCAGCACCGCCGAGACGTTGCCCAAGCAGGTTGCCTACTCCGAAGATCGGCTGCACCCCCCGAACGGCTACAAGGACACGACGGTCCCGGGTATCTGGGTCCCGGACACGCCGACGTCGCACCGGAACACCCAGCAGGGCTGGATCGTCGCCCCAGGTATGCAGGGTCAGCAGGTCGGGCCGATCACCGCGGGTCTGATGACGCCCGACTCGTTGGCTGAACTGTATGGCGGGCCGAACATCGAGCCGGTCCAGTCCCAGTACCAGACCCCGCCGGGACCGCCGAACGCCTACGACGAGAACCCGATCCTGCCGCCCATCGGTGTGCGGGCTCCGACGCCGATTCAGCCGCCGGCGCCGGGACCGGGAGTGATTCCGGGTCCCGTGGCGCCGACGCCCGCGCCGGTCGGGGTAACCGCGCCCAACGCCGGTGGTCCGCCGATCGCCGCTGACTTCGGGGGTGGGCAGTGA